The Deltaproteobacteria bacterium DNA segment AGGAGATCATCGGGATGATGACGATCACTTCGGTGCCTAAGGCCCCCGCCTGGGTCAAGGGGGTCATCAACCTCCGGGGTAAGGTCATCCCCGTGACGGATCTTCGCCTGAAGTTCGGTATGGACGCTATGGCCTATACGGACCGGACCTGCATCATTGTCATGGAAATCACCGGGACGGGCGCCCCTTTCCTGATGGGGATCGTCGTCGATACGGTTTCGGAAGTGCTGACGATCAAGGGGGCGGATATCGAGAGGACCCCCGATTTCGGAAGTCCCCTGGACACGGAATACATCATGGGTATGGCCAAGACGGAAGGTCGGGTGAAGATCCTTCTGGACATCGACAAGGTGCTGACGCGGGAGGATCTGTCCATGCTCGCCGCGACGGCCGGACGAGAGGGGCCGGGCGGTGAAGCAGGATAAGGGAAGGAGTGGAAGGGAAGCATGAAAAATGTAA contains these protein-coding regions:
- a CDS encoding purine-binding chemotaxis protein CheW, with translation MDVSQNNREAGHEGKYLTFTLAGEEYGVVIVKVKEIIGMMTITSVPKAPAWVKGVINLRGKVIPVTDLRLKFGMDAMAYTDRTCIIVMEITGTGAPFLMGIVVDTVSEVLTIKGADIERTPDFGSPLDTEYIMGMAKTEGRVKILLDIDKVLTREDLSMLAATAGREGPGGEAG